A DNA window from Gillisia sp. Hel1_33_143 contains the following coding sequences:
- a CDS encoding SDR family oxidoreductase, which produces MEKIALIVGASGISGNNLARELIANDWTTYGLTKNSDVEIKGLKNIKADLLNKESLANALEHINPTHVFFTAWMRKETEAENIKVNGGMVRNMLEVLSPKHSVQHVALVTGLKHYLGPFDAYAQEGFNPVTPVREEHPRLEINNFYYAQEDEVFAGAERDGFTWSVHRAHTVIGEAVGNLMNMGTTLAVYASICKENGTPLIWPGSEAQWNGISDVTDAHILAKHFHWAATTPEAKNQAFNIVNGDVFRWKWLWKQIAEYFDIEYQGFYENNRSLEEIMEGDEKSWLKISQKYNLQESDLNKLASPWHTDLDLRRPIEVMTDMSKSRKFGFKGYQDTRDSFFDLFDTLKEKQIIPS; this is translated from the coding sequence ATGGAAAAAATTGCATTGATAGTTGGAGCAAGTGGAATCTCCGGAAATAATTTAGCTAGAGAACTTATTGCTAATGATTGGACCACTTACGGTTTAACAAAAAATTCAGATGTAGAAATAAAGGGTTTGAAAAATATCAAAGCTGATCTGCTTAATAAAGAATCGCTCGCAAATGCATTAGAACATATAAATCCAACCCATGTTTTTTTTACTGCATGGATGCGTAAGGAAACGGAAGCAGAAAATATTAAAGTGAATGGTGGGATGGTACGTAACATGTTAGAAGTATTATCTCCCAAACATTCTGTACAGCATGTGGCATTAGTTACGGGATTGAAGCATTACTTAGGACCCTTTGATGCCTATGCTCAAGAAGGCTTTAACCCTGTTACTCCGGTGAGAGAGGAACATCCAAGATTAGAAATAAATAATTTTTATTACGCTCAAGAAGATGAAGTTTTTGCAGGTGCAGAACGTGATGGATTTACATGGAGTGTTCATAGAGCACATACCGTTATTGGGGAAGCTGTTGGGAATCTAATGAACATGGGAACCACTTTAGCCGTATATGCCAGTATATGTAAAGAAAATGGAACACCCTTAATATGGCCTGGTTCCGAAGCGCAGTGGAATGGAATTTCTGATGTTACAGATGCACATATCTTGGCAAAACATTTTCACTGGGCAGCAACAACTCCTGAAGCCAAAAATCAAGCTTTCAATATAGTGAATGGAGATGTTTTTCGTTGGAAATGGTTGTGGAAGCAAATAGCGGAATATTTTGATATTGAATATCAGGGATTTTATGAAAATAACCGAAGCCTGGAAGAAATTATGGAAGGAGATGAAAAGTCATGGTTAAAAATTTCCCAGAAGTATAATCTTCAAGAATCTGATTTAAATAAATTAGCATCTCCATGGCATACTGATCTAGATCTGAGACGTCCTATTGAGGTGATGACAGATATGTCTAAAAGTAGAAAATTTGGGTTTAAAGGATATCAAGATACAAGAGATTCATTCTTTGATTTATTCGATACGTTAAAAGAAAAGCAAATTATACCTTCTTAG
- a CDS encoding PadR family transcriptional regulator, which translates to MNENFIAKWQSQVKKGTLTFIILNVLRNNEFYGYEFIEEVKKLTKIEIAEGTFYPLMNRLKKENLVTSKWVEQESGIPRKYFSLTDTGKETLEQMKAYWEDLSSSIKKISK; encoded by the coding sequence ATGAATGAAAATTTTATAGCTAAATGGCAATCTCAGGTTAAGAAAGGAACATTGACTTTTATCATCCTGAACGTACTTAGAAACAATGAATTCTATGGATATGAATTTATTGAGGAGGTTAAAAAACTTACTAAAATCGAAATTGCAGAAGGAACTTTTTATCCTTTAATGAATCGATTAAAGAAAGAGAACCTTGTTACATCTAAATGGGTAGAACAAGAATCTGGAATTCCCAGAAAATATTTCAGTCTTACAGATACTGGGAAAGAAACCCTAGAACAAATGAAAGCTTATTGGGAAGATTTATCATCATCTATCAAAAAAATATCTAAATGA
- a CDS encoding HAAS signaling domain-containing protein, with protein MKIKEIQFKEDASRRIYLSYMKRIERMIKPLSETDQTEVLLEFNSHIFEGLAHQHQKNEIFKIVDILDKLGNPEEVLKPLIADKKLEEATRTFNPIHLFKALALNISNGISYLIFGILYLSLFGFVFLIYAKFNNPDEVGLFMKNDSFMVLGKLNKGYLQNPNISEVLGNWFIPVMLISIILSYLLITLLLKLKRSINKK; from the coding sequence ATGAAAATAAAAGAAATTCAATTTAAGGAAGATGCTTCAAGACGCATTTACTTAAGCTATATGAAGCGAATTGAAAGAATGATTAAGCCTTTATCTGAAACTGATCAAACAGAAGTTTTATTAGAATTTAATAGCCATATTTTCGAGGGTTTAGCACACCAACATCAAAAAAACGAAATTTTTAAAATTGTAGACATTCTAGACAAATTAGGGAATCCCGAAGAAGTTTTGAAGCCTTTAATCGCAGATAAAAAATTGGAGGAGGCAACCAGAACTTTCAATCCAATTCATTTATTTAAAGCCTTAGCTCTAAATATATCAAATGGAATTTCTTATTTGATTTTTGGGATACTCTATTTATCTCTTTTCGGTTTCGTATTTCTTATTTACGCAAAGTTCAATAATCCAGATGAAGTTGGTTTATTTATGAAAAATGATTCTTTTATGGTGCTAGGTAAGTTGAATAAAGGTTATTTACAAAACCCAAATATTTCTGAAGTTTTGGGTAATTGGTTTATACCTGTAATGCTCATATCCATTATACTCTCTTACTTACTTATAACGCTATTATTAAAACTTAAAAGATCAATCAACAAAAAATAA
- a CDS encoding serine hydrolase domain-containing protein: MKNLIITTSFILLSAICVGQKLNTKKLDSLFQILEQNDKFMGSLAVSQDGNSIYEKTIGFKNLEDSIKSNRNTKYRIGSISKMFTATLVLKAVEENKLNLDQSLKDFYPEVVNSGMITIKSLLNHSSGIHDFTRNEDYLKWNQIKQPKDKMILRIANYTSDFTPNSESEYSNSNFVLLTYILEDVYKKPFTKLLKEKITDPLRLTNTFYGGKIDSKNNEAYSYTYLGKWNKETETDISIPQGAGAIVSTPGDLNVFIMALFNENIITKSSLDQMKNIENGYGLGLFRFPYADKLSYGHTGGVDGFRSSTRLFPADKLAISLMSNGINYENDDILLAVLGSYYGQGFDLPNFNTVELTEKDLEIFLGTYSSLQIPPKIIISKEGSTLLAQATGQSAFPLEPRSKNTFVFEKAGVKIEFKTGTEEMIMKQGGKEFLFSKE, encoded by the coding sequence ATGAAAAACTTAATTATCACAACATCATTTATTCTTTTGTCTGCAATTTGTGTAGGCCAAAAACTAAACACAAAAAAGTTAGATAGTCTTTTCCAAATTCTGGAACAAAACGATAAATTCATGGGAAGCCTTGCAGTTTCCCAAGATGGAAATAGTATTTATGAAAAAACTATAGGTTTTAAAAACCTCGAGGATTCAATTAAATCCAATCGAAATACTAAATATAGGATTGGTTCAATTTCAAAAATGTTTACTGCAACATTGGTTTTAAAAGCAGTTGAAGAAAATAAATTAAATTTGGATCAAAGCCTAAAAGATTTCTATCCTGAAGTAGTCAATTCAGGAATGATAACAATTAAATCTTTATTAAACCATAGTAGCGGTATCCATGATTTTACTAGAAATGAAGATTACTTAAAATGGAATCAAATAAAACAGCCAAAGGATAAAATGATTCTAAGGATTGCAAACTATACAAGCGACTTCACTCCAAACTCAGAAAGTGAATATAGTAATTCCAATTTCGTCTTATTAACATATATTCTAGAGGACGTTTATAAAAAACCTTTTACAAAATTACTGAAAGAAAAAATTACAGATCCATTGAGATTAACAAATACATTTTATGGAGGAAAAATAGATTCTAAAAATAATGAAGCCTATTCATACACTTATTTAGGAAAATGGAATAAAGAAACAGAAACTGATATCTCTATTCCACAAGGTGCTGGAGCTATTGTATCAACTCCTGGTGATTTGAATGTTTTTATTATGGCACTATTTAATGAAAATATTATTACTAAAAGTAGTTTGGATCAAATGAAGAATATTGAAAATGGATATGGCTTAGGACTATTTCGATTCCCTTATGCTGATAAACTGAGTTATGGCCATACTGGTGGCGTAGATGGTTTTCGATCTTCAACCAGGTTATTTCCTGCAGATAAACTTGCCATTAGCCTTATGTCGAACGGAATAAACTACGAAAATGACGATATCCTCTTAGCTGTACTAGGAAGTTATTATGGACAAGGATTTGATTTACCGAATTTCAATACAGTAGAATTAACAGAAAAAGATTTAGAAATATTTTTAGGTACATACTCAAGTTTACAAATTCCACCAAAAATTATCATTTCAAAAGAAGGCTCTACTTTGTTAGCACAAGCCACTGGTCAATCAGCGTTCCCTTTAGAACCAAGATCAAAAAATACCTTTGTCTTTGAAAAAGCGGGTGTGAAAATAGAATTCAAAACAGGAACTGAAGAAATGATAATGAAACAAGGTGGTAAAGAATTTCTATTTAGTAAGGAGTAA
- a CDS encoding DUF2268 domain-containing putative Zn-dependent protease (predicted Zn-dependent protease with a strongly conserved HExxH motif) has protein sequence MINRNIQIVLLAILLSANFSPAFGQTTSDKIIFLTDNYTTYIEKVNLDDENRDSIYKEIIQNSIFEKHFQKSEYALIVKDFFAAPINNTSELKKSIEKIEENRELIKNKIIGALKMSREKIGNDSLTIYIIPVNPENREIIDGMTGIMGLTAGSKQIILTIEPEISGWENMLEYAVAHEFNHAYWTNLNFGKFPKWTLLDYLIFEGRGDYFAHLLYPTVIAPWTIALTESQKLELWKTIKPNLKSEDMSYQMEVMFGSRKYPIWGGYSLGYDMVLTALINNENLNAGNWTNLEAHKILELSKYK, from the coding sequence ATGATAAATAGGAATATTCAAATTGTACTGTTGGCTATACTATTATCCGCAAACTTCTCTCCAGCCTTTGGACAAACTACTTCAGACAAAATTATTTTCTTAACTGACAATTACACTACTTACATAGAAAAGGTGAACTTGGATGATGAAAATAGAGATAGCATTTACAAGGAGATCATACAGAATTCAATCTTTGAAAAGCACTTTCAAAAAAGTGAATATGCCTTAATCGTTAAAGATTTTTTTGCAGCACCAATTAATAATACCTCTGAACTTAAAAAATCAATTGAAAAAATTGAGGAAAATCGTGAGTTAATAAAAAATAAGATAATTGGAGCATTAAAAATGAGCCGAGAAAAAATTGGTAACGATAGTTTAACCATCTATATAATCCCAGTAAATCCTGAAAACAGAGAAATTATAGATGGAATGACTGGAATAATGGGGTTAACAGCGGGTTCTAAACAAATTATTTTGACGATTGAACCTGAAATATCAGGTTGGGAAAATATGCTTGAGTATGCAGTTGCACACGAATTTAATCACGCTTATTGGACAAATTTAAACTTTGGAAAATTTCCAAAATGGACTTTACTTGACTACTTAATATTTGAAGGTAGAGGTGACTATTTCGCTCATTTGCTTTATCCAACGGTAATAGCTCCCTGGACAATAGCTTTGACAGAAAGTCAAAAATTAGAATTGTGGAAAACAATTAAACCTAACTTAAAAAGCGAAGACATGAGCTATCAAATGGAGGTTATGTTTGGATCGAGAAAATATCCTATTTGGGGCGGCTATTCATTAGGTTACGACATGGTATTAACAGCATTGATTAACAACGAAAATCTCAATGCTGGCAACTGGACAAATCTTGAAGCCCATAAAATTTTAGAGTTGAGCAAATACAAATAA
- a CDS encoding ATP-binding cassette domain-containing protein: MNNLHVDSVRKTYRDKLILTDIFLSCKQGEIVGLIGRNGSGKSTLLKIIFGIENAENKFIRVNKKILQSFKESSKVINYLPQNNFLPKGFKIKTIINLFLPVNKRARLKENVFIKPLLQKKYQVLSGGEKRILEILLLLNSEADFVLLDEPFNGVSPIVREQIIKYITDEKPNKGFIITDHDYENVMRVSDKILFLKNAGLKKITDKMELIQHGYLTKTT; the protein is encoded by the coding sequence ATGAATAATCTTCATGTTGATAGTGTCAGAAAAACTTATCGAGATAAATTAATTTTGACAGACATTTTTTTGTCTTGCAAACAAGGTGAAATCGTTGGATTAATTGGTAGAAATGGTTCAGGAAAATCTACTTTGCTAAAAATAATCTTTGGAATTGAAAATGCTGAAAATAAATTTATTAGAGTTAATAAAAAGATTTTACAGAGCTTTAAAGAATCCAGTAAAGTGATAAACTACCTCCCCCAGAATAATTTTCTGCCAAAAGGCTTTAAGATAAAAACTATTATAAATTTATTTCTTCCAGTAAATAAAAGAGCTCGATTAAAAGAAAATGTATTCATAAAACCATTATTACAAAAGAAATATCAAGTACTGTCTGGAGGTGAAAAGAGAATTTTAGAAATATTACTACTACTAAATTCAGAAGCTGATTTTGTTTTACTTGATGAGCCATTTAATGGCGTTAGTCCTATAGTTCGAGAGCAAATTATAAAATATATAACTGATGAAAAACCAAATAAAGGCTTCATTATTACAGATCATGACTATGAGAATGTAATGAGAGTGTCTGATAAAATCCTATTTCTAAAAAATGCAGGTCTCAAAAAGATTACAGATAAAATGGAGCTTATTCAACATGGCTATTTAACAAAAACAACTTAA